In Candidatus Electrothrix scaldis, the genomic window CCATTTTTTTTCCACACCTTGTGCCTGGGCCTTTCTGCTGATATAACGGGCCACAGCAGGCTTCACCATGTCAGGATCATGGATACGGCGGATCAATAGGGTATCGAAAAGATCAAAAGAGACCGTGTCAAACTGCGTACTGATCCGCTCTCCTTCTTCGATCAACTGGTCAAGGGTGTAAAACTGCTGCATACTCATGAGCTGCCTTTTACAAAGATTACTGGGTGCTGTGCCAGCAGAAGCACATTGCGAATAAGTACCTCATCAGTTTATGGAACTGCTCAATAAAAATCAATCCAATACTGATGATTTTCTCCTCTGAGACAAGAGGAATAGTCTATAACAACTTATTTCCTCAATGAAAATGGCTCATATTGAATCTGAAGGACTAAATATGCAGGAAAGCCGCACCGGGGAAAATACATTACATAATCCCGGTGTTATTCCCTGTCAATGTTTATCAATGTGGGACAAAGAAAAACAGTTTTTTCGAGGAAAAGTTCCTTGAGGCCAGGGCGAGTGATAGGCAAAACCTTTTGCATCAGCAGAAAGAATAGCCTATACTCTACAAGAAGATACGAAGAGTGCAAGTCCGCATATAACCTTTGCTTTTCCTTGTGCCATGAAATCATTTATTCCGATACTTATCTTTTTTGCAGGTTGGGGCATGGTCTCTGAGGCCTTTGCAGGACAAAAGACGGAACAGGCCATCCTTGCTGGCGGCTGTTTCTGGTGTCTGGAGGCAGATCTGCAAAAGGTCAAAGGGGTGCAAGAGGTTGTTTCCGGTTATACCGGCGGAACAGGCACCAACCCCACCTATGATGATTATGTGCAAAAGGGGCATATCGAGGTCGTCCAGATAACCTTTGATCCTGATATACTGCCCTATGCAGAGCTTCTCAATATCTTCTGGAAAAAGGTTGACCCTGTTGATCCAGGCGGACAGTTCTGTGATCGTGGTCATGCCTATTCAACAGCAATCTTCTTTACTTCTGAGGAGCAGAAGACAATAGCTGCGGCCTCAAAAGCGGCCCTGGAACAATCGGGTTTGCTTGATCAGCCTGTTGCTACGGAGATACGTGCAAGCAGTACCTTTTATCCGGCTGAAGAGTATCATCAGAATTACTCAGAGAAAAATCCCATTCGGTATAAGTTCTATCGCTTTAAATGCGGTCGGGATCAGCGGCTTGAGGAATTATGGGATGGAAAAGAGCTGCCTGCACTTAGCCCGGAAAAATCCGAAAAAAATGCGGGAGGCAATATGAGCTTTAAAAGGTTTACAAAGCCGAGTCAGGAAGAACTGAAGAAACGCCTGACCCCGCTCCAGTATAAGGTCACCCAGGAAGACGGAACAGAACAGGCATTTAAGAATACCTATTGGGAGAATACCCGGCCGGGTATCTATGTGGATATTGTTTCCGGGGAACCTCTCTTCAGTTCACTGGATAAGTATAAATCCGGAACAGGCTGGCCGAGCTTTACCAAGCCCCTTGAATCGGAGAATATCGTCGAGC contains:
- the msrB gene encoding peptide-methionine (R)-S-oxide reductase MsrB; translated protein: MVSEAFAGQKTEQAILAGGCFWCLEADLQKVKGVQEVVSGYTGGTGTNPTYDDYVQKGHIEVVQITFDPDILPYAELLNIFWKKVDPVDPGGQFCDRGHAYSTAIFFTSEEQKTIAAASKAALEQSGLLDQPVATEIRASSTFYPAEEYHQNYSEKNPIRYKFYRFKCGRDQRLEELWDGKELPALSPEKSEKNAGGNMSFKRFTKPSQEELKKRLTPLQYKVTQEDGTEQAFKNTYWENTRPGIYVDIVSGEPLFSSLDKYKSGTGWPSFTKPLESENIVEREDRSWFSVRTEVRSKHADSHLGHVFTDGPAPTELRYCMNSAALRFIPAEDLEKEGYGAYSNLFPEIKR